The Helicobacter mustelae genome has a segment encoding these proteins:
- a CDS encoding ArsS family sensor histidine kinase, producing the protein MIRNSIFFKITLLFLFSLISFSAFSFYFIQYQKENEVETAALRYEQITIAINRIITPYSTFKSVENLLKELKFKVTKNKKIKEALINYNRLSMFFNGIVAKVVKDQETNKIYILLETKDRAVLYADDSTNHYRIFYFTTLIGIALLILVFILVIRGLLPLKTLTTQVKRFADGGIDVNCKTNQTDEIGQLSNEFHNTFAKLNAVQKSRSLFLRSIMHELKTPITKGRITTEMLENNLQKTRLVSVFKRLQNLIDEFAKIEQIASKNLNITKKEFLLEDLINHTKKMLLIDGLENDPIILDASNDVIKADFELFAMAIKNLLDNAIKYSPDKKVFVGSHYSDLIISNKGSALQKDFHEYFKPYFKDENKNNTEQGFGLGMYIIKSTLDAQGFKIDYKHKSGINYFTIHDCVVENFCIMPKTRRRKNETME; encoded by the coding sequence ATGATTAGAAATTCTATTTTTTTCAAAATCACTCTTTTGTTTTTATTTTCACTGATTAGTTTTTCTGCGTTTTCTTTTTATTTCATCCAATATCAGAAGGAAAACGAAGTAGAAACCGCTGCGCTGAGATATGAACAGATAACCATCGCCATCAATCGCATCATCACTCCCTATAGCACCTTTAAAAGTGTGGAAAATCTCCTCAAAGAACTGAAATTCAAAGTAACCAAAAACAAAAAAATCAAAGAAGCATTGATTAATTACAATCGCCTCTCGATGTTTTTCAATGGCATCGTGGCCAAGGTGGTCAAAGATCAAGAAACCAACAAGATCTATATTTTGCTAGAGACCAAAGATCGAGCGGTGCTTTATGCGGATGATTCCACCAACCACTACCGGATTTTTTACTTTACCACACTCATTGGCATTGCCCTACTTATCCTTGTCTTCATCCTTGTGATTCGCGGATTGCTGCCGCTAAAAACTCTCACCACCCAGGTTAAGCGCTTTGCTGATGGGGGGATTGATGTCAATTGCAAGACCAATCAAACCGATGAAATCGGCCAGCTCTCCAATGAATTTCACAATACCTTTGCAAAGCTCAACGCAGTCCAAAAATCCCGCTCGCTATTCTTGCGCTCCATCATGCATGAACTCAAAACCCCCATCACCAAGGGCAGGATCACCACAGAAATGCTGGAAAATAATTTGCAAAAAACTCGCCTTGTTTCTGTGTTTAAGCGCTTGCAAAATCTCATTGATGAATTTGCCAAGATTGAGCAAATCGCTTCCAAGAACCTCAATATTACCAAAAAGGAATTCCTCCTAGAGGATCTCATCAATCACACAAAAAAAATGCTGCTTATTGACGGATTAGAAAATGATCCCATCATACTTGATGCCTCCAATGATGTCATAAAGGCAGATTTTGAACTTTTTGCCATGGCGATTAAAAATCTCTTAGATAATGCCATCAAATACAGCCCGGACAAAAAAGTATTTGTAGGCAGCCATTACAGCGATCTCATTATTAGCAACAAGGGCTCTGCGCTGCAAAAAGATTTTCATGAATACTTTAAACCCTATTTCAAAGATGAAAACAAAAATAACACAGAACAAGGGTTTGGCCTGGGGATGTATATCATCAAAAGCACCCTAGATGCACAAGGCTTTAAAATTGACTACAAACACAAAAGTGGGATAAATTATTTCACGATTCATGATTGCGTTGTAGAGAATTTTTGCATCATGCCAAAAACAAGGAGGCGAAAAAATGAAACAATGGAATGA
- the purF gene encoding amidophosphoribosyltransferase, which yields MKQWNEECAVVGTYNLQDSALLSYYALFALQHRGQEASGISTSNGKTLQTIKGNGLVTKVFDEKNLKKLMGNASIGHNRYSTAGKESMKDSQPLFARYNLGELAVVHNGNLTNAKDLRQNLIAKGAIFQSYLDTENLIHLIAQNKKESLQDRILDALQAIDGAYALVFLSRSKMFAVRDRYGLRPLCLGKITNPNGSIGYMVASESCAFDLIGAEYIREIAPGEMIIFEGMQDQTAQIKSLQVFEPKPHPCIFELVYFARPDSHIFGKNVYSMRKNMGTELAKEHKIPADMVIPVPDSGLPAALGYSKESGIAFELGIIRNHYVGRTFIEPTQSIREFKVKLKLNPISSIIAGKDLIVIDDSVVRGTTSRQIIKILRQAGAKKIHLLISSPQIISPCYYGVDTPDVKDLICAQHPLEKVRDFIGADTLGFLSLKGLARSVGAEDLSYCQACFDQNYVDDFTRAKKD from the coding sequence ATGAAACAATGGAATGAGGAATGCGCGGTAGTTGGAACATACAACTTGCAAGACTCTGCATTGCTGAGTTATTATGCGCTCTTTGCATTGCAACACCGAGGACAAGAAGCCAGCGGTATTAGCACAAGTAATGGCAAGACCCTGCAGACCATCAAGGGAAATGGCCTTGTTACAAAAGTCTTTGATGAAAAAAATCTCAAAAAACTCATGGGTAATGCGAGCATTGGCCATAATCGCTATTCTACCGCCGGAAAAGAATCCATGAAGGATTCCCAGCCTCTTTTTGCCAGGTACAATCTGGGAGAACTTGCAGTGGTGCACAATGGTAATCTCACAAATGCAAAAGATTTGCGCCAAAATCTCATCGCTAAGGGCGCGATTTTCCAAAGCTATTTGGACACAGAAAATCTCATTCATCTCATTGCTCAAAATAAAAAAGAATCCCTGCAAGATCGCATCCTAGATGCCCTGCAAGCTATTGATGGTGCCTATGCATTGGTTTTCCTCTCCCGCAGCAAGATGTTTGCGGTGCGCGATCGTTATGGATTGCGTCCTCTATGTCTTGGCAAAATCACAAATCCCAATGGTAGCATAGGCTATATGGTGGCCAGTGAAAGCTGTGCCTTTGATCTCATAGGAGCAGAATACATCCGTGAAATTGCGCCTGGAGAAATGATTATTTTTGAAGGGATGCAAGATCAAACCGCACAAATCAAATCCCTGCAAGTTTTTGAGCCAAAGCCTCATCCTTGTATTTTTGAGCTTGTATATTTTGCTCGTCCTGATAGCCATATCTTTGGAAAAAACGTTTATAGCATGCGCAAAAATATGGGAACAGAACTTGCCAAAGAACATAAAATTCCAGCAGATATGGTGATCCCCGTGCCTGATAGCGGCCTACCCGCAGCGCTTGGCTATTCCAAAGAATCGGGCATTGCATTTGAGCTAGGAATCATCCGCAATCATTATGTCGGAAGGACTTTCATCGAACCCACCCAAAGCATTCGAGAATTCAAAGTAAAGCTAAAACTCAATCCCATCTCCTCCATCATCGCAGGAAAAGACCTCATCGTTATTGATGATTCTGTGGTGCGCGGAACCACAAGCAGGCAAATTATCAAGATCCTGCGACAAGCAGGAGCAAAAAAAATCCACCTGCTGATTAGCTCTCCACAAATCATCTCTCCTTGCTATTATGGTGTGGATACTCCTGATGTCAAGGATCTTATTTGCGCGCAGCATCCCTTAGAAAAAGTGCGGGATTTTATTGGGGCAGATACCCTGGGGTTTTTGTCATTAAAAGGGCTAGCACGCAGTGTGGGAGCAGAGGATCTTAGCTATTGCCAGGCCTGCTTTGATCAAAACTATGTGGATGATTTCACAAGAGCAAAGAAGGACTAA
- a CDS encoding TIGR01212 family radical SAM protein (This family includes YhcC from E. coli K-12, an uncharacterized radical SAM protein.): protein MRELLTIGRYFKKRFGQRVRKIPISLQGFTCPNIDGSVARGGCIYCRNESFSPSLTKLDPTISTKMNFQIKENPILALQLRQLKEQFSWHSNFHKDKFAVQKYMLYFQSYTNTYAPLSTLKSIYELGMNLPDVVGMSIGTRIDCIGEGLLELLGEYVKEGKEIWLEYGIQSVFDESLKRTNRGHLSAGIPELFSRTRDHGIKVCAHLIYGLPQENEDMMLHSLDTVLDWGIDGIKIHPLYVVKDTPLAKMYKNQQYSPITLEAYGSLIVKSLQRIPEEIVIHRISSGAHDDLLIEPKWCFDKNIQMRYLRDLLLENKIKY from the coding sequence GTGAGAGAATTGCTCACTATAGGGAGATATTTCAAAAAGCGCTTTGGGCAAAGAGTGCGCAAGATTCCTATTTCTTTGCAGGGTTTTACCTGTCCCAATATCGATGGCAGCGTAGCACGTGGGGGATGTATTTATTGCCGCAATGAGAGCTTTTCTCCAAGCCTTACAAAACTAGACCCCACAATCTCTACTAAAATGAATTTTCAAATCAAAGAAAACCCCATACTAGCACTGCAACTCCGCCAACTAAAAGAGCAATTTTCTTGGCATAGCAATTTTCACAAAGATAAATTTGCTGTGCAAAAATACATGCTCTATTTCCAATCCTATACAAACACCTATGCCCCTCTTTCCACACTCAAATCCATCTATGAGCTGGGGATGAATTTACCCGATGTAGTGGGCATGAGCATTGGCACGCGCATAGACTGCATAGGAGAAGGGTTACTAGAGCTTTTGGGTGAGTATGTCAAAGAGGGCAAGGAGATTTGGCTAGAGTATGGAATCCAATCTGTTTTTGATGAGAGTTTGAAGCGTACCAATCGCGGGCATTTGAGCGCGGGCATCCCTGAGCTCTTCTCACGCACACGCGATCACGGCATCAAGGTTTGTGCACATCTGATTTATGGACTACCTCAAGAAAATGAAGATATGATGCTGCATTCCCTAGACACAGTGCTAGATTGGGGGATTGATGGGATTAAGATCCATCCCTTGTATGTGGTCAAAGACACTCCCCTTGCCAAGATGTACAAAAATCAACAATACAGCCCCATCACCCTAGAAGCTTATGGAAGCTTGATTGTAAAATCCCTCCAAAGGATCCCAGAAGAAATCGTGATCCACAGAATCAGCTCTGGGGCGCATGATGATTTACTAATCGAGCCTAAGTGGTGCTTTGACAAAAATATTCAAATGCGCTATTTGCGCGATCTTTTACTAGAAAATAAAATCAAATATTAA
- the hemB gene encoding porphobilinogen synthase, which translates to MFTRMRRLRMKEKVRELVCETRLHLSDFIYPLFAIEGRAQKNAIASMPDIHQMSIDVLLKECEELQNLGIFHVLLFGIPDHKDTIGSAALKDSSIVAKATASIKKHFPEMIVSLDLCFCEYTDHGHCGILDKRLQSVDNDATLEILGKQAVILAEAGADIIAPSTMMDGMVMSIRKALDLANFSHIPIMSYSTKFASAYYGPFRDIAQSTPSFGDRKSYQESHANRREAIRESLEDEREGADILMVKPALIYLDIVREIRERTLLPLAVYNVSGEYAMLKLAGKAGLIDYKSAMLETLTSFKRAGADIIISYHTKELAKILQGETYYGKSI; encoded by the coding sequence ATGTTTACAAGAATGCGTAGACTACGAATGAAGGAAAAGGTGCGGGAGCTTGTCTGTGAAACAAGATTGCACTTAAGTGATTTCATCTATCCACTTTTTGCAATCGAAGGAAGGGCACAAAAAAATGCCATAGCCTCCATGCCAGACATCCATCAAATGAGCATTGATGTGCTATTAAAAGAATGCGAGGAACTTCAAAATCTAGGAATTTTTCATGTTTTACTTTTTGGCATTCCCGATCACAAAGATACTATTGGAAGTGCTGCGCTCAAAGATTCCAGCATCGTAGCAAAGGCCACTGCTTCCATCAAAAAGCATTTTCCAGAAATGATTGTAAGCCTAGATTTATGTTTTTGTGAATACACAGATCATGGGCATTGTGGCATCCTTGATAAAAGGCTACAAAGCGTAGATAATGATGCTACTTTAGAGATCCTAGGCAAGCAGGCAGTCATCCTTGCAGAGGCAGGGGCAGATATCATCGCTCCAAGCACCATGATGGATGGGATGGTGATGAGCATCCGAAAAGCTTTAGATTTAGCTAACTTTAGCCATATTCCCATCATGAGCTATTCGACAAAATTTGCCAGCGCATACTATGGACCCTTTCGTGATATCGCACAGAGCACACCAAGTTTTGGCGATCGCAAAAGCTATCAAGAAAGCCATGCCAATAGACGCGAGGCCATTAGGGAGAGCTTGGAAGATGAGAGAGAGGGTGCAGATATCTTGATGGTAAAACCTGCACTCATCTATCTTGACATCGTGCGCGAAATCAGAGAGCGCACACTCCTGCCTCTGGCTGTTTATAATGTCAGCGGGGAATATGCGATGCTAAAGCTTGCAGGCAAAGCCGGCCTAATTGACTACAAAAGCGCCATGCTTGAAACACTAACAAGCTTTAAGAGGGCAGGTGCGGATATTATCATCAGTTATCACACAAAAGAACTCGCAAAAATCTTACAAGGAGAAACTTATTATGGGAAGAGCATTTGA
- a CDS encoding YebC/PmpR family DNA-binding transcriptional regulator — protein MGRAFEYRRAAKEKRWDKMSKVFPKLAKAITVAAKEGGIDPMMNAKLRTAIANAKAQNMPRDNIDAAIKRANGKDGVFSEMTYEGKASNGVLIFIECTTDNPTRTIANLKSYFNKTPGASIVPNGSLEFMFTRKSVFEFDIPNLDPDELELTLIDYGLEELSQINGEEGDFYVAYGDYTNFGKLNEGFEKLGIPIKKASLQRIANSPITLTEEQLLEAEKLIDKIEDDDDVQAVYTNIE, from the coding sequence ATGGGAAGAGCATTTGAGTATAGAAGAGCGGCAAAAGAAAAACGCTGGGATAAAATGAGCAAGGTATTTCCCAAACTTGCCAAGGCCATCACTGTCGCAGCAAAAGAAGGTGGCATAGACCCGATGATGAATGCCAAACTACGCACTGCCATTGCCAATGCCAAGGCACAGAATATGCCCAGGGATAATATTGATGCAGCCATCAAACGCGCCAATGGCAAGGATGGGGTCTTTTCTGAAATGACTTATGAGGGGAAGGCTAGCAATGGGGTATTAATCTTTATTGAATGCACCACAGACAATCCCACACGCACCATTGCCAATCTCAAAAGCTATTTCAACAAAACCCCCGGGGCTAGCATCGTGCCCAATGGATCGCTAGAATTTATGTTCACGCGCAAAAGCGTATTTGAGTTTGATATTCCAAATCTCGATCCAGACGAGCTCGAGCTCACACTCATTGATTATGGATTAGAAGAACTAAGCCAAATTAATGGGGAAGAGGGAGATTTTTATGTGGCCTATGGGGATTATACAAACTTTGGCAAGCTCAATGAGGGATTTGAAAAGCTTGGCATTCCCATCAAAAAAGCCTCTTTGCAAAGGATTGCAAACTCTCCCATCACGCTCACAGAGGAGCAGCTCCTAGAAGCAGAAAAATTGATAGATAAGATTGAGGATGATGATGATGTGCAGGCAGTCTATACCAATATCGAATAA
- a CDS encoding NAD(P)/FAD-dependent oxidoreductase, whose protein sequence is MKKTRILIIGGGYGGLKSALTLQKRHVDAEVTLISKHDYHYQTTLLHKVAIGTLSERKAKIYYRPLLKSVRFIKDKAMEICPEENKVIGKLDTYHYDILVIALGFKPDLCGIKGVQEHAYKLSSLNAALRLCRNIEWKFKDYHVTKDKNNLSFIVCGTGFTGIEFTAELAHDIKRVCAIYGLNKEDIKITCVGRSSRILPVFEEKLSQVAERKLRDLGVEIVNNASVEECQEDGIIITRNGKQEKIFGNTILWSTGVKGNDTVEYYSKMESKKGRIKVDSQLKNTNYDNVYVVGDCAIFGEKDAICAPTAQIASQMGEYIGNLLADKLEGKEIKKDFHFINRGSICSIGHLDAVGIVFKKNISGKFAAFMKNVVENRWLFGIGGLKMMLKKGQFRYRSSD, encoded by the coding sequence ATGAAGAAGACAAGGATTTTGATTATTGGAGGAGGTTATGGAGGACTCAAATCCGCACTGACCTTGCAAAAACGCCATGTAGATGCAGAAGTTACACTCATTAGCAAACACGACTACCATTACCAAACCACGCTTTTGCATAAGGTCGCCATAGGGACTCTTAGCGAACGGAAGGCAAAGATCTACTATCGTCCATTGCTAAAGAGCGTGCGATTCATCAAAGACAAGGCCATGGAGATTTGCCCAGAAGAAAATAAGGTCATTGGCAAGCTTGATACATATCATTATGATATTTTGGTCATTGCCCTTGGCTTCAAGCCTGATTTATGTGGGATTAAAGGCGTGCAGGAGCATGCCTATAAGCTTTCTTCGCTCAATGCGGCCCTGCGTCTGTGCCGGAATATTGAGTGGAAATTCAAAGACTATCATGTCACCAAAGACAAAAATAATCTTTCTTTTATTGTATGTGGTACGGGATTTACGGGGATTGAATTTACTGCTGAGCTTGCACATGATATAAAGCGTGTTTGTGCGATTTATGGACTCAACAAAGAGGATATTAAAATCACTTGCGTGGGAAGATCTTCAAGAATCTTACCAGTATTTGAAGAAAAACTCAGCCAAGTCGCAGAGAGAAAACTAAGAGATCTAGGGGTGGAGATCGTCAATAATGCCAGTGTGGAGGAATGCCAAGAGGATGGCATCATTATCACTAGAAATGGCAAGCAAGAAAAGATTTTTGGTAATACCATCTTGTGGAGCACGGGAGTCAAGGGTAATGACACTGTGGAGTATTATTCCAAAATGGAGAGTAAAAAAGGCAGGATTAAGGTGGATTCTCAGCTCAAAAACACAAATTATGACAATGTGTATGTGGTGGGGGATTGTGCGATTTTTGGTGAAAAGGATGCCATCTGTGCTCCCACTGCACAGATTGCATCGCAAATGGGAGAGTATATTGGCAATTTGCTCGCGGACAAATTAGAGGGCAAGGAGATAAAAAAAGATTTTCATTTTATTAATCGCGGTTCTATTTGCTCCATCGGACATCTGGATGCTGTGGGCATCGTATTCAAGAAAAATATTTCTGGGAAATTTGCGGCATTTATGAAGAATGTCGTAGAAAATCGCTGGCTCTTTGGCATCGGAGGGCTAAAAATGATGCTCAAAAAAGGACAGTTTCGCTATCGCAGCAGTGATTGA
- the hisH gene encoding imidazole glycerol phosphate synthase subunit HisH, translating to MKIGIIDYGAGNIGSVLQAFGAFGVKLERLRDPDALRHCDKLVLPGVGAFGDAIMQLRKSNMEQAILEFIKSGKYFLGICVGMQLLFERGFEFGEHRGLGIFEGDVRRFDAAMLSPLKIPHIGWNLCLKQREDERFFKGMEGGFYLYFVHSFHAIAHAKDILATCEYGVSFPAIVQKENVYAIQPHPEKSDKNGLKLLQNFTQL from the coding sequence ATGAAAATTGGGATTATTGATTATGGCGCGGGGAATATTGGCAGTGTCTTGCAGGCCTTTGGTGCCTTTGGTGTGAAGTTAGAGCGTTTGAGGGATCCAGATGCTTTGAGGCATTGTGACAAGCTGGTTTTGCCAGGTGTGGGGGCATTTGGCGATGCGATTATGCAGCTAAGAAAAAGCAATATGGAGCAGGCGATTTTGGAATTTATAAAAAGTGGAAAATATTTTTTGGGCATTTGCGTGGGGATGCAGTTGCTCTTTGAGCGAGGCTTTGAGTTTGGCGAGCATAGGGGGCTTGGGATTTTTGAGGGGGATGTGAGGAGATTTGATGCTGCTATGCTCTCCCCTCTCAAGATCCCTCACATTGGCTGGAATCTCTGTCTTAAGCAGCGTGAGGATGAGAGATTTTTCAAGGGAATGGAGGGGGGGTTTTATCTGTATTTTGTGCATAGCTTTCATGCCATTGCCCATGCCAAGGATATCTTAGCGACCTGTGAATATGGGGTGAGCTTCCCTGCCATCGTGCAAAAAGAAAATGTCTATGCCATCCAGCCTCATCCAGAAAAATCTGACAAAAATGGTCTAAAATTACTGCAAAATTTCACGCAACTCTAG
- a CDS encoding DMT family transporter has product MKYNYTNFLAWVFVQYLSLGLFFTFSASFFFALMNALIKILSPDIPPIQNLFFRSLVMMLFLCFIFFKPGKEKAIKKPGGWLKLWMRALLGGTAMLALFYNIATIPLSIATTFMQSTPLYTIIFAAIFLKEKITTSNLTAALIGFFGVLLICDPFGVPLGFDNILMGIISGAGTALALVTLKTLKDYFSNNFIIFFFGFSMTLVGGILLLLPPMEILDNTWHSPNLKEWELILLVGIMGTLGQHFLTKAYMSAPAGILAPMDYIRIVWGIVMGTYLGDPFPNLHGFLGIGLVIFSGLFIAFPIFLKDIKRIKNAKIL; this is encoded by the coding sequence ATGAAGTATAATTATACTAATTTTCTAGCGTGGGTTTTTGTGCAGTATCTTTCCCTGGGTTTATTTTTCACCTTCAGTGCATCCTTTTTCTTCGCTCTCATGAATGCCCTCATCAAAATCCTCTCCCCAGACATCCCACCCATCCAAAATCTCTTCTTTCGCTCCCTTGTAATGATGCTTTTTTTGTGTTTTATTTTTTTCAAGCCAGGTAAGGAGAAAGCCATCAAAAAACCTGGTGGATGGCTCAAGCTATGGATGCGCGCACTCCTTGGTGGCACAGCCATGCTCGCACTCTTTTATAACATCGCCACCATTCCCCTAAGCATCGCCACAACCTTCATGCAAAGCACACCGCTTTACACCATCATTTTTGCTGCGATTTTTTTAAAAGAAAAAATCACCACAAGCAATCTCACTGCCGCACTCATTGGATTTTTCGGGGTGCTGCTTATCTGCGATCCCTTCGGCGTTCCGCTTGGATTTGACAACATCCTCATGGGCATCATCAGCGGCGCAGGCACCGCACTAGCACTAGTCACCCTCAAAACGCTAAAGGATTATTTCAGCAATAATTTCATCATTTTTTTCTTTGGATTTAGTATGACTTTGGTGGGGGGTATCCTCTTACTGCTCCCACCCATGGAGATTTTAGACAATACTTGGCACAGTCCAAACCTCAAGGAATGGGAGCTCATTTTGCTCGTTGGCATTATGGGAACGCTAGGACAGCATTTCCTCACCAAGGCTTATATGAGTGCTCCAGCGGGCATCCTCGCCCCCATGGATTATATTCGCATTGTTTGGGGGATTGTAATGGGGACTTATCTGGGCGATCCCTTCCCCAATCTGCATGGATTTCTAGGCATTGGGCTAGTGATTTTCTCAGGGCTCTTTATCGCATTTCCCATCTTCCTCAAAGACATCAAAAGAATCAAAAATGCAAAAATTCTCTAA
- a CDS encoding pilus assembly FimT family protein: MQKAFGMLEILFVFVMLGILISLARPFSNRQLERAREYLYQNLLYAKNLALTHSTRYTKPEQGNFLKGYFPSVALPFLVKEPMMWQMQFHLVGKYTKDSFSIYFDTPRYAHTTHYDHRPMSGDLIAVSGRDLHCISGYNNNNISEFCKDNADTTTRLKESFGIHLAIHAQKSCQESQTARIYFDFLGRPYCGREQTPLKEPFIITLSKNSHSTTICILPKNGLILKGEACQK, translated from the coding sequence ATGCAAAAAGCCTTTGGGATGCTAGAAATTTTATTTGTTTTTGTGATGCTTGGCATCCTTATCTCTCTTGCTAGACCCTTTTCCAATCGCCAGCTAGAGCGCGCAAGGGAATACCTCTACCAAAATCTCCTCTATGCCAAAAATCTAGCCCTCACCCACAGCACTCGCTACACCAAGCCAGAGCAGGGGAATTTCCTAAAAGGCTACTTCCCCTCTGTGGCCCTGCCCTTCCTTGTCAAAGAACCCATGATGTGGCAGATGCAATTCCATTTGGTGGGAAAATACACAAAAGATAGCTTTAGCATTTATTTTGACACACCCCGCTATGCCCACACCACACACTATGACCATCGCCCCATGTCAGGGGATTTGATCGCAGTTTCTGGGAGGGATCTGCACTGCATCAGCGGCTACAACAACAATAACATCTCTGAATTTTGCAAAGATAATGCTGATACCACCACAAGACTCAAAGAGAGCTTTGGCATCCATCTTGCCATCCATGCGCAAAAAAGCTGCCAGGAGAGCCAAACTGCAAGGATCTATTTTGATTTTTTGGGGAGGCCATATTGTGGGAGGGAGCAAACGCCTCTAAAAGAGCCCTTCATCATTACACTTTCTAAAAACTCCCACTCCACAACAATCTGCATCCTGCCAAAAAATGGTCTCATTCTCAAAGGAGAGGCATGCCAAAAATAG
- a CDS encoding glycosyltransferase family protein encodes MPKIALLNDFDITKRPRPKRMLDMLKGHYELYAIAMDCSPIEGVECFAYPASKNAKERSLEEQKILEQRLKNKDFLPLVYTPNRLKILEFFTKMPKMDLFIIEDITLLAFGLDYKKSYNPSLKILIDLREYYPLQYENDPEWMAGFGEFFGFLCREFLPHVDFAITVSEGIAQKYKEEFGLHCEVFHSLPPYHELKPNPLKTPINIIYHGFLSPDRNSAFLLEIAHQLRGDFCMQILGLSNIKGFLETLEKNAPKNVNFLAPVSMEEIIPFTNNFDIGILTLSPNTFNNAHALPNKFFEYIQARLALIAPPLPSLRDFLSLWQVGKMSQDFTPESLASTINALQKEEIAAYKTASDRAAKILNTTENRQKILRWIEGLLS; translated from the coding sequence ATGCCAAAAATAGCCCTACTCAATGATTTTGACATCACCAAACGCCCACGACCCAAGCGTATGCTAGATATGCTAAAGGGGCATTATGAACTCTATGCCATCGCCATGGATTGCAGCCCCATAGAGGGAGTGGAGTGCTTTGCCTATCCTGCAAGCAAGAATGCCAAAGAGCGAAGTTTAGAAGAGCAAAAAATCCTAGAGCAGCGCTTAAAAAATAAGGATTTTCTTCCCTTGGTCTACACCCCCAATCGCTTAAAGATTTTAGAATTTTTTACAAAGATGCCAAAGATGGATCTTTTCATCATCGAGGACATCACTTTGCTTGCCTTTGGACTGGATTACAAAAAATCCTACAACCCCTCGCTAAAAATCCTAATTGATTTGCGCGAATACTATCCCCTGCAATATGAAAATGACCCTGAGTGGATGGCAGGCTTTGGGGAGTTTTTTGGCTTTCTTTGCAGGGAATTTTTGCCTCATGTGGATTTTGCAATCACAGTGAGTGAAGGCATCGCGCAAAAATACAAAGAGGAATTTGGTCTGCATTGTGAAGTCTTCCACTCCCTACCTCCCTATCATGAGCTCAAACCAAACCCCCTAAAAACTCCCATCAACATCATCTATCATGGCTTTTTAAGCCCAGATCGCAATTCTGCTTTTTTGCTAGAGATTGCCCATCAATTGCGTGGGGATTTTTGCATGCAAATCCTAGGACTTAGCAATATCAAAGGATTTTTAGAAACGCTAGAGAAAAATGCCCCAAAAAATGTCAATTTTCTAGCACCCGTAAGCATGGAAGAAATCATTCCTTTTACCAATAATTTTGACATTGGCATCCTCACCCTCTCACCAAACACCTTCAACAACGCCCACGCCCTCCCCAATAAATTTTTTGAATACATCCAAGCGCGCCTAGCACTCATAGCCCCCCCACTCCCAAGCCTAAGAGATTTCCTATCCTTGTGGCAGGTGGGAAAAATGAGCCAGGATTTCACCCCAGAATCCCTAGCTTCCACCATCAACGCATTGCAAAAAGAAGAGATTGCAGCCTATAAAACTGCCTCTGATAGGGCTGCAAAAATCCTCAACACCACAGAAAATCGCCAAAAAATCCTGCGCTGGATTGAAGGGCTGCTATCCTAG